In Miscanthus floridulus cultivar M001 chromosome 5, ASM1932011v1, whole genome shotgun sequence, one genomic interval encodes:
- the LOC136451844 gene encoding uncharacterized protein isoform X1, producing MPGHPTPAAARLGGVTSRRHAELLLHSGVDGVSVKDLRLRRVVPPAAGSLDRSPECVAPVKPGSVDSTPPEAVSAAAAAAAAGDLDRKLVPPRSKLVRDPRSFGYRRLLPFLNEITKNDSSIGKEVLPQDTAAHSKDGLGGSDSRLADESMGVSHCEPEAMDSVETMVVNTGEDTDVKDTCNNVTEEIKIAPHDLTNKPLLARCTRSRFVHHPSSFSYKRMLPFLMENEISAQESDRVKIRKVAEEKKPASNENDASASGQQCLVVSDDSSQECNRAQAEIMEEEKPPKADVNHVLDDRQLQPPVIEASPPDCSAVEVQDVMQQEALASSQGPLTNFEGELTSDGDNVQAIGQQSEESPEECKRDEVKRSRHDEAVKSDGGYALDSREFQLVASEVSSENSMAEVQGAAQGELLPLDGVEENSDKDDYVSKEQVQLCVTNESLAAQLQDNGEFAEVPQCQNLDSGCHDVGFGSPTKRLIPLLHWHCAQQPQGFVVSLDDQLLDDDIQMICRPSDPSAVDRSLSMEEMSGCIPFTQSPSSKAGISRPSGAHSMGKRVLSPKKLSPKKGILKRSTRGCKGICMCLDCCTFRLHADRAFEFSRKQMKEADDIISNLLKEVASLRSLLEKPAGQQESTQAACRQASRVEEVARNRCQQMFVDLNSHCRIPGPRVRFTEYVEEKRASSSPRRSSRR from the exons ATGCCGGGCCATCCAACCCCTGCCGCCGCGCGCCTCGGCGGCGTCACATCCCGCCGCCACGCGGAGCTGCTCCTCCACAGCGGCGTCGACGGCGTCTCTGTCAAggacctccgcctccgccgcgtcGTCCCGCCCGCCGCCGGCTCCCTCGACCGCTCCCCCGAGTGCGTCGCACCCGTCAAGCCCGGATCCGTCGACAGCACGCCTCCGGAGGccgtgtcggctgctgctgcggcggcggcggccggggacCTTGACCGGAAGTTG GTGCCCCCGCGGTCCAAGCTCGTCCGCGACCCGCGCTCGTTTGGGTACCGGCGCCTGCTGCCTTTCCTGAACGAGATTACGAAGAACG ATAGCTCCATTGGCAAGGAGGTGCTCCCGCAAGATACGGCTGCGCACTCAAAGGATGGGCTCGGCGGATCTGATTCTCGGTTGGCTGATGAATCTATGGGAGTTAGCCACTGCGAACCTGAAGCCATGGATTCCGTGGAGACGATGGTGGTGAACACTGGAGAAGACACCGATGTGAAGGATACCTGCAACAATGTCACGGAAGAGATCAAGATTGCCCCCCATGACCTAACCAACAAGCCG TTGCTTGCCCGATGCACAAGGTCGAGGTTTGTTCATCATCCAAGCTCGTTCAGCTACAAGCGGATGCTGCCATTTCTCATGGAGAATG AAATCTCTGCTCAAGAAAGTGACAGGGTCAAAATCCGAAAAGTTGCAGAGGAAAAGAAGCCAGCATCAAATGAGAATGATGCCTCAGCCAGTGGGCAGCAGTGCCTTGTTGTCTCTGATGACTCTTCTCAGGAATGCAACAGAGCTCAAGCTGAAATAATGGAAGAAGAAAAGCCACCAAAAGCAGATGTGAATCATGTTCTTGATGACAGACAGCTTCAGCCTCCTGTTATAGAGGCGTCTCCTCCTGATTGCAGTGCAGTTGAAGTGCAAGATGTCATGCAGCAAGAAGCTTTAGCTTCAAGCCAAGGCCCCCTAACTAATTTTGAGGGTGAGTTAACATCAGATGGGGACAATGTCCAGGCCATTGGACAACAATCAGAAGAGTCTCCAGAGGAATGCAAAAGAGATGAAGTCAAAAGAAGCAGACACGATGAAGCAGTAAAATCAGATGGGGGCTATGCTCTGGATAGCAGAGAATTTCAGCTGGTTGCATCAGAAGTCTCTTCAGAAAACAGCATGGCTGAAGTGCAAGGGGCTGCACAAGGAGAACTGTTACCTTTAGATGGAGTTGAGGAAAATTCAGACAAGGATGACTATGTTTCCAAAGAGCAGGTTCAGCTCTGTGTCACAAATGAATCCTTGGCTGCACAGCTGCAAGATAATGGTGAATTCGCTGAAGTACCGCAGTGCCAAAACTTGGACTCAGGATGTCATGATGTTGGATTTGGTAGCCCTACCAAGAGATTGATACCATTGTTGCATTGGCATTGTGCACAACAACCTCAGGGTTTTGTGGTTTCTCTTGATGATCAGCTTCTTGACGATGACATACAAATGATCTGCAGACCTTCTGATCCCTCTGCTGTTGACAGATCCTTATCAATGGAGGAAATGTCTGGATGTATTCCATTCACTCAATCACCATCAAGCAAAGCAGGCATATCACGGCCAAGTGGTGCCCATTCAATGGGAAAAAGAGTTCTGTCTCCTAAGAAGCTTTCTCCAAAGAAAGGAATACTCAAGAGGAGTACAAGGGGGTGTAAGGGTATCTGCATGTGCTTGGACTGCTGTACATTTCGTCTACATGCTGACCGAGCTTTTGAGTTCTCTAGGAAGCAGATGAAAGAAGCAGATGATATAATAAGTAACTTACTGAAGGAGGTGGCCAGTCTTAGGAGTCTGTTGGAGAAGCCTGCTGGCCAA CAGGAATCAACACAAGCGGCTTGCAGACAGGCCTCTCGGGTGGAGGAGGTGGCCAGAAACCGTTGCCAGCAGATGTTCGTGGATCTAAATTCCCACTGCAGAATCCCT GGACCAAGGGTTAGATTCACCGAATACGTCGAGGAAAAGAGGGCCTCATCATCTCCACGCAGGAGCAGCCGGAGGTGA
- the LOC136451844 gene encoding uncharacterized protein isoform X2 — MPGHPTPAAARLGGVTSRRHAELLLHSGVDGVSVKDLRLRRVVPPAAGSLDRSPECVAPVKPGSVDSTPPEAVSAAAAAAAAGDLDRKLVPPRSKLVRDPRSFGYRRLLPFLNEITKNDSSIGKEVLPQDTAAHSKDGLGGSDSRLADESMGVSHCEPEAMDSVETMVVNTGEDTDVKDTCNNVTEEIKIAPHDLTNKPLLARCTRSRFVHHPSSFSYKRMLPFLMENEISAQESDRVKIRKVAEEKKPASNENDASASGQQCLVVSDDSSQECNRAQAEIMEEEKPPKADVNHVLDDRQLQPPVIEASPPDCSAVEVQDVMQQEALASSQGPLTNFEGELTSDGDNVQAIGQQSEESPEECKRDEVKRSRHDEAVKSDGGYALDSREFQLVASEVSSENSMAEVQGAAQGELLPLDGVEENSDKDDYVSKEQVQLCVTNESLAAQLQDNGEFAEVPQCQNLDSGCHDVGFGSPTKRLIPLLHWHCAQQPQGFVVSLDDQLLDDDIQMICRPSDPSAVDRSLSMEEMSGCIPFTQSPSSKAGISRPSGAHSMGKRVLSPKKLSPKKGILKRSTRGCKGICMCLDCCTFRLHADRAFEFSRKQMKEADDIISNLLKEVASLRSLLEKPAGQESTQAACRQASRVEEVARNRCQQMFVDLNSHCRIPGPRVRFTEYVEEKRASSSPRRSSRR, encoded by the exons ATGCCGGGCCATCCAACCCCTGCCGCCGCGCGCCTCGGCGGCGTCACATCCCGCCGCCACGCGGAGCTGCTCCTCCACAGCGGCGTCGACGGCGTCTCTGTCAAggacctccgcctccgccgcgtcGTCCCGCCCGCCGCCGGCTCCCTCGACCGCTCCCCCGAGTGCGTCGCACCCGTCAAGCCCGGATCCGTCGACAGCACGCCTCCGGAGGccgtgtcggctgctgctgcggcggcggcggccggggacCTTGACCGGAAGTTG GTGCCCCCGCGGTCCAAGCTCGTCCGCGACCCGCGCTCGTTTGGGTACCGGCGCCTGCTGCCTTTCCTGAACGAGATTACGAAGAACG ATAGCTCCATTGGCAAGGAGGTGCTCCCGCAAGATACGGCTGCGCACTCAAAGGATGGGCTCGGCGGATCTGATTCTCGGTTGGCTGATGAATCTATGGGAGTTAGCCACTGCGAACCTGAAGCCATGGATTCCGTGGAGACGATGGTGGTGAACACTGGAGAAGACACCGATGTGAAGGATACCTGCAACAATGTCACGGAAGAGATCAAGATTGCCCCCCATGACCTAACCAACAAGCCG TTGCTTGCCCGATGCACAAGGTCGAGGTTTGTTCATCATCCAAGCTCGTTCAGCTACAAGCGGATGCTGCCATTTCTCATGGAGAATG AAATCTCTGCTCAAGAAAGTGACAGGGTCAAAATCCGAAAAGTTGCAGAGGAAAAGAAGCCAGCATCAAATGAGAATGATGCCTCAGCCAGTGGGCAGCAGTGCCTTGTTGTCTCTGATGACTCTTCTCAGGAATGCAACAGAGCTCAAGCTGAAATAATGGAAGAAGAAAAGCCACCAAAAGCAGATGTGAATCATGTTCTTGATGACAGACAGCTTCAGCCTCCTGTTATAGAGGCGTCTCCTCCTGATTGCAGTGCAGTTGAAGTGCAAGATGTCATGCAGCAAGAAGCTTTAGCTTCAAGCCAAGGCCCCCTAACTAATTTTGAGGGTGAGTTAACATCAGATGGGGACAATGTCCAGGCCATTGGACAACAATCAGAAGAGTCTCCAGAGGAATGCAAAAGAGATGAAGTCAAAAGAAGCAGACACGATGAAGCAGTAAAATCAGATGGGGGCTATGCTCTGGATAGCAGAGAATTTCAGCTGGTTGCATCAGAAGTCTCTTCAGAAAACAGCATGGCTGAAGTGCAAGGGGCTGCACAAGGAGAACTGTTACCTTTAGATGGAGTTGAGGAAAATTCAGACAAGGATGACTATGTTTCCAAAGAGCAGGTTCAGCTCTGTGTCACAAATGAATCCTTGGCTGCACAGCTGCAAGATAATGGTGAATTCGCTGAAGTACCGCAGTGCCAAAACTTGGACTCAGGATGTCATGATGTTGGATTTGGTAGCCCTACCAAGAGATTGATACCATTGTTGCATTGGCATTGTGCACAACAACCTCAGGGTTTTGTGGTTTCTCTTGATGATCAGCTTCTTGACGATGACATACAAATGATCTGCAGACCTTCTGATCCCTCTGCTGTTGACAGATCCTTATCAATGGAGGAAATGTCTGGATGTATTCCATTCACTCAATCACCATCAAGCAAAGCAGGCATATCACGGCCAAGTGGTGCCCATTCAATGGGAAAAAGAGTTCTGTCTCCTAAGAAGCTTTCTCCAAAGAAAGGAATACTCAAGAGGAGTACAAGGGGGTGTAAGGGTATCTGCATGTGCTTGGACTGCTGTACATTTCGTCTACATGCTGACCGAGCTTTTGAGTTCTCTAGGAAGCAGATGAAAGAAGCAGATGATATAATAAGTAACTTACTGAAGGAGGTGGCCAGTCTTAGGAGTCTGTTGGAGAAGCCTGCTGGCCAA GAATCAACACAAGCGGCTTGCAGACAGGCCTCTCGGGTGGAGGAGGTGGCCAGAAACCGTTGCCAGCAGATGTTCGTGGATCTAAATTCCCACTGCAGAATCCCT GGACCAAGGGTTAGATTCACCGAATACGTCGAGGAAAAGAGGGCCTCATCATCTCCACGCAGGAGCAGCCGGAGGTGA